In Syntrophomonadaceae bacterium, a genomic segment contains:
- a CDS encoding FAD-dependent oxidoreductase, protein MVKQKVLDLANKISRTKRGKKDEITPDRPEYRVLEPIVTDEMAEVALCLAFREPKSAQEISVLCGKPVETTERLLWELALAGAAFVNKIDGVDKYWMDIWVPGHMELIVNNRENVKKYPQLARAFDEYGKLRGPKSAGIFPVGTGVMRVIPIQQAIQGETRRATYEEISKYLEENTIFSVSDCSCRTSREVMGEGCGHLKEEMCIQLGFAAEYYIRTGRGKQISREEAYTIIKRAEENGLMHSIPNTDGPGHTHAICNCCGCSCFALRIANMFVNPDMVRSNYVSQVDKEQCVACGECVESCPTNALRLDQKLCAPLTRPVEERELPYDTEWGPDKWNPEYRLNRKVVTETGSSPCKAECPAHIGIQGYIKLAAQGKYSEALRLIKEENPFPAVCGRVCPRYCESACTRGQIDDPVAIDEIKKFIAEQDLSDIHRYVPKIKNNYGKKIAVIGSGPAGLSCAYFLALKGYQVTVFEKEATLGGMLAWGIPPFRLEKDVVKAEIDVLRELHVEFKTGVEVGRDITLQDLRNQGFSAFYLAIGAQLGKKIGIEGEDIDGVISGLDFLRKANLAAEKLKGSAAVIGGGNVAVDVARTALRLGASQVDLYCLEKREDMPASQEEIEEALAEGIAIKNSWGPVAVLAKEGRVAGVEFKKCTAVFDENKNFSPKFSEEERITVKADHVLISAGQTITWGALLDNSKIAVNADKTIKADPVTYQTAEPDVFAGGDVFTGPKFAIDAIAMGKEAAISIHRFVQPGQSLTLGRTKRAYSAFAAENLALGDYDRLPRQKPLAADAKASRETLRDLRGTFTAEQVKMETERCLDCGTTVADEFLCVGCGLCVTKCRFSAVKLVRRYDKPGVEFRHLKSVVVKYALKRKLRIKAKKAKKFLAKLLNKA, encoded by the coding sequence ATGGTAAAACAGAAAGTATTAGACCTGGCCAATAAAATTAGCCGGACAAAAAGGGGCAAAAAAGATGAGATCACGCCGGATCGGCCGGAATACCGTGTATTGGAGCCTATTGTCACTGATGAAATGGCTGAAGTTGCCCTTTGTCTGGCTTTTCGTGAGCCAAAAAGCGCTCAGGAGATCTCCGTGCTTTGCGGCAAGCCAGTGGAGACAACAGAACGGCTGCTTTGGGAATTGGCCTTGGCCGGCGCAGCTTTTGTCAATAAGATTGACGGTGTCGATAAATACTGGATGGACATTTGGGTGCCCGGCCATATGGAACTGATTGTTAACAACAGGGAAAACGTTAAAAAATACCCTCAGCTGGCCAGAGCCTTTGATGAATACGGTAAACTCCGGGGTCCCAAATCAGCCGGTATTTTTCCCGTCGGAACAGGTGTCATGCGAGTGATCCCTATCCAACAAGCTATTCAAGGGGAAACCAGGAGGGCTACCTATGAGGAAATTTCCAAATATCTTGAGGAAAATACGATTTTTTCCGTTTCTGACTGTTCCTGCCGTACTTCCCGAGAGGTTATGGGCGAAGGCTGCGGACATCTGAAAGAAGAAATGTGCATTCAATTGGGTTTTGCCGCCGAATACTACATACGCACTGGCCGGGGCAAACAAATCAGTCGCGAAGAAGCTTATACAATTATTAAAAGAGCTGAGGAAAATGGCTTAATGCATAGTATACCAAATACCGACGGACCGGGACACACCCACGCTATCTGCAATTGCTGCGGCTGTTCATGCTTTGCCTTGCGGATTGCCAATATGTTTGTAAACCCGGATATGGTCCGGTCAAACTACGTTTCACAGGTTGATAAAGAGCAATGCGTGGCCTGTGGCGAATGTGTGGAAAGCTGTCCTACAAATGCCCTTCGCTTGGACCAGAAACTTTGTGCACCACTGACACGCCCTGTAGAAGAAAGGGAATTGCCCTATGATACGGAATGGGGTCCCGACAAATGGAATCCTGAATACCGGCTCAACAGGAAAGTCGTGACCGAAACAGGCTCCAGTCCCTGTAAAGCCGAGTGTCCAGCCCATATCGGAATTCAGGGGTACATTAAACTGGCAGCCCAGGGAAAATACTCTGAAGCACTTAGGCTTATTAAAGAGGAGAACCCCTTTCCGGCAGTGTGCGGGCGTGTTTGCCCACGTTATTGCGAATCCGCTTGTACCAGAGGACAGATTGATGATCCTGTCGCCATAGATGAAATTAAAAAATTTATTGCGGAACAAGATTTATCTGATATTCACCGCTATGTACCCAAAATAAAAAATAATTACGGTAAAAAAATTGCAGTTATCGGGTCAGGGCCAGCCGGTCTTAGCTGCGCTTACTTCTTAGCTCTTAAAGGCTATCAAGTAACGGTCTTTGAAAAAGAGGCAACTCTTGGCGGCATGCTTGCCTGGGGGATTCCGCCTTTCCGGCTGGAAAAAGACGTGGTAAAAGCTGAAATTGATGTTTTGCGGGAATTGCATGTTGAGTTTAAGACCGGGGTAGAAGTAGGCAGGGACATCACCCTGCAGGACCTCAGAAATCAGGGTTTTTCAGCATTTTATCTGGCAATCGGCGCCCAGTTGGGTAAGAAGATCGGGATCGAGGGTGAAGATATTGACGGTGTAATAAGTGGTTTGGATTTTTTGCGCAAAGCTAATCTTGCTGCAGAAAAGCTGAAAGGCAGTGCTGCGGTGATTGGCGGCGGCAATGTTGCCGTTGATGTGGCCCGGACTGCCCTGCGCCTCGGCGCCAGTCAAGTAGATTTGTATTGTCTGGAAAAACGAGAAGATATGCCTGCCAGTCAGGAGGAAATAGAGGAGGCTTTGGCCGAAGGCATTGCCATAAAAAACTCCTGGGGACCGGTGGCGGTTCTAGCAAAAGAAGGCCGGGTTGCGGGTGTTGAATTCAAAAAATGCACAGCTGTTTTTGATGAAAATAAAAATTTTAGCCCCAAATTCTCCGAAGAGGAACGAATAACGGTCAAAGCAGACCATGTACTGATCTCGGCAGGTCAGACAATAACTTGGGGCGCTTTGCTGGATAACAGCAAAATAGCAGTTAATGCTGATAAGACTATAAAAGCTGATCCTGTCACTTACCAAACAGCGGAACCAGATGTTTTTGCCGGCGGCGATGTTTTTACAGGACCAAAGTTTGCCATCGACGCTATCGCTATGGGAAAAGAAGCCGCGATTTCCATCCATCGCTTTGTTCAGCCCGGACAGAGCTTAACCCTAGGCCGCACTAAAAGAGCATACAGCGCTTTTGCCGCAGAAAACCTTGCACTGGGCGACTACGACCGTCTCCCCCGGCAAAAGCCCCTAGCCGCTGATGCCAAAGCCAGCAGGGAAACCCTGCGGGATTTGCGCGGCACATTTACCGCAGAGCAGGTTAAAATGGAAACAGAACGCTGTCTTGACTGCGGCACAACGGTTGCCGATGAATTCCTTTGCGTTGGCTGCGGGCTGTGCGTGACAAAATGCCGTTTTTCAGCTGTGAAGCTGGTGAGAAGATATGACAAGCCCGGTGTTGAATTCCGGCATTTGAAGTCGGTAGTAGTAAAATACGCCTTAAAGCGCAAACTGCGAATCAAGGCAAAAAAGGCGAAAAAATTCCTGGCAAAGTTATTAAACAAGGCTTAA
- a CDS encoding hydrogenase maturation nickel metallochaperone HypA, protein MHELGVVINVIKAVDVFAKKSGVTKIDTLVLQIGEFSAMVPRYVEACYPAAVNGTLLQETKLVIEVLPGMVKCQKCQKDFQLFRYNKRCPDCSGESWELVSGKEFLIKEIIAC, encoded by the coding sequence TTGCATGAATTGGGCGTTGTAATTAACGTAATTAAAGCAGTAGACGTTTTTGCGAAAAAAAGCGGGGTAACTAAGATTGATACTTTGGTGCTTCAAATAGGCGAGTTTTCCGCCATGGTTCCAAGGTATGTAGAAGCTTGTTACCCGGCAGCCGTTAATGGCACCTTACTGCAAGAGACAAAGCTGGTTATTGAAGTTTTGCCGGGCATGGTCAAATGCCAAAAATGCCAAAAAGATTTCCAGCTTTTCAGGTACAATAAGCGCTGCCCTGATTGTTCCGGTGAAAGTTGGGAGTTAGTAAGCGGCAAGGAATTTTTGATAAAGGAAATTATTGCTTGCTGA
- a CDS encoding zinc-binding alcohol dehydrogenase family protein, whose amino-acid sequence MRAIQITEPGVLAIIETVKPEQVAEGHVLIQVKAMGICGSDMHAYHGTSPLVTYPRIIGHEVVGEVAEVGAGVTGLQKGDRVVMDPVISCGECYACRVSRQNVCRNLRVRGVHAEGGFMEYLMLPVWSVHKFSKDIPWEEAILIEPFTIAAQALSRGRVTSDDTLVIFGAGPIGLVTMQRAKSLGARVAIIDIVDERLKFAKDLGADLVINPQQEDVMQKVASFTAGEGPSVIVEAVGIPRLLEQAVEMASPAGRIVNLGFSSQPSQIAELPITKKELDIIGSRLHNNKFPEVIGWFEKKEVNPKPLVTHVFDFHLIHEAIALMEAKPQETCKVILRLQ is encoded by the coding sequence ATGCGTGCTATCCAAATTACTGAACCAGGCGTATTGGCAATTATTGAAACAGTAAAACCTGAGCAGGTAGCTGAAGGCCATGTCCTGATTCAGGTCAAGGCGATGGGTATCTGCGGTTCTGATATGCATGCCTATCATGGCACATCACCTTTGGTTACATATCCGCGGATTATTGGGCACGAGGTAGTGGGCGAAGTAGCGGAAGTTGGCGCGGGGGTAACAGGCCTTCAAAAAGGAGACCGGGTAGTGATGGATCCGGTAATTTCCTGCGGTGAATGCTATGCTTGCAGGGTAAGCAGGCAAAACGTCTGCCGCAACTTGCGGGTGCGAGGTGTACATGCCGAAGGAGGCTTTATGGAATACCTGATGCTTCCCGTTTGGTCTGTCCATAAGTTTTCTAAGGATATCCCCTGGGAAGAGGCTATCTTAATCGAACCCTTTACTATCGCTGCCCAGGCACTATCCCGCGGGAGGGTAACTAGTGACGATACGCTGGTTATTTTTGGGGCTGGCCCCATCGGCTTGGTCACTATGCAAAGGGCTAAGAGCCTGGGTGCGAGAGTTGCTATAATTGATATAGTTGATGAGCGTTTAAAATTTGCCAAAGATCTTGGAGCCGACCTGGTGATTAACCCTCAGCAGGAAGATGTAATGCAAAAGGTAGCCAGCTTTACCGCAGGAGAAGGCCCCAGTGTGATCGTAGAAGCTGTCGGAATACCCAGACTGCTGGAGCAGGCTGTGGAAATGGCATCCCCTGCAGGACGCATTGTTAACCTTGGCTTCTCTTCCCAGCCTTCCCAGATAGCAGAGCTGCCAATAACAAAAAAAGAGCTCGATATTATCGGCTCCAGGCTGCACAACAATAAGTTTCCTGAGGTCATAGGCTGGTTTGAGAAAAAGGAAGTGAATCCCAAACCCTTAGTAACCCATGTTTTTGATTTTCATCTGATCCATGAAGCCATCGCCTTAATGGAGGCCAAGCCTCAGGAAACATGCAAGGTCATCCTTCGCTTGCAGTAA
- a CDS encoding UxaA family hydrolase, translated as MKFLGYQRPDGSAGIRNYVLIIPGGFIASKICDFVIGTRTIHTADHGSGRTRADREAIARVLVGLGKNPNVGAVIVHTASPGAGYPELAPERLAEEIAVSGKPVELINPAKDGGTFGAIEKGVKIARRLVYEISKQRREPCDFGQLAIGVKCGYSDPTSGIAGNPAVGYLYDRLVEAGGVAMFGETTEIIGAEQALAKRAVNEEVAREILRTSEVIESLAKASGQDIRSVNPVPSNIAAGITTLEEKSLGAVYKAGTAPIKGVLKYAERPSGRGLYFVDNWMGHLSIFLGYAAAGAQLVIFQLGGGGTPGRTILESAPSVVAPLLWATANPVTYGRSEDSVDYFSGTVIDGSETPEEAGERLVQTVLGIASGTCTRSETLNYCDPAQVYTREPVF; from the coding sequence ATGAAGTTCCTCGGCTACCAGCGCCCTGACGGTTCGGCCGGCATCCGCAACTATGTTCTTATCATTCCGGGCGGCTTTATCGCCAGCAAAATCTGCGACTTCGTTATCGGAACCCGTACAATTCACACCGCCGACCATGGCTCCGGGCGTACGCGCGCGGATCGAGAGGCAATCGCCCGTGTGCTCGTAGGACTGGGAAAAAACCCCAACGTCGGCGCGGTCATCGTCCACACTGCCAGCCCTGGAGCGGGTTACCCGGAACTGGCGCCAGAGCGCCTGGCCGAGGAGATCGCTGTTTCCGGCAAGCCGGTGGAGCTGATCAACCCTGCTAAGGATGGTGGTACCTTCGGCGCTATCGAGAAGGGCGTCAAAATAGCCCGCCGCCTGGTGTACGAGATCTCCAAGCAGCGGCGCGAGCCCTGCGACTTCGGCCAGTTGGCGATCGGCGTCAAGTGCGGCTATTCCGATCCCACTTCCGGCATTGCCGGCAACCCGGCTGTTGGCTATCTTTACGATCGCCTGGTCGAGGCGGGCGGGGTGGCGATGTTCGGCGAGACGACCGAGATCATCGGTGCCGAGCAGGCCCTGGCCAAGCGTGCGGTCAATGAAGAAGTCGCCCGGGAGATTCTGCGGACATCCGAGGTGATCGAGAGCCTGGCCAAGGCCAGCGGACAGGACATCCGTTCAGTCAACCCCGTGCCTTCCAATATTGCGGCCGGCATCACCACCTTGGAGGAGAAGTCGCTGGGGGCAGTTTATAAAGCTGGTACGGCGCCGATTAAGGGCGTGCTCAAGTATGCCGAGCGTCCCTCCGGCCGGGGTCTTTACTTCGTGGACAACTGGATGGGGCACCTCTCCATCTTCCTGGGCTACGCTGCGGCGGGTGCCCAGCTCGTAATCTTCCAGCTGGGCGGGGGCGGAACGCCCGGCCGCACGATACTGGAATCGGCACCATCAGTGGTTGCACCTCTCTTGTGGGCAACGGCCAACCCGGTTACCTATGGGCGCTCCGAGGACAGCGTGGACTACTTCTCGGGAACGGTGATCGATGGCAGTGAAACACCAGAGGAAGCTGGCGAGCGCTTAGTACAAACCGTGCTCGGCATCGCGTCTGGAACATGTACGCGCAGCGAAACGCTCAACTACTGCGACCCGGCGCAGGTCTACACGCGGGAACCGGTCTTCTAG
- a CDS encoding UxaA family hydrolase, with protein sequence METRRALIISAKDNVATALQEVEAGCTVAARLGREEVQVQAREKIPFGFKVALWDILKAGDIYKYGEVIGRASCDIKEDDLVHVHNVEGIRGRGDLEAGGDRR encoded by the coding sequence ATGGAAACCAGGCGAGCGCTTATTATCAGCGCCAAGGACAATGTCGCCACCGCGCTGCAGGAGGTCGAGGCGGGCTGCACTGTAGCGGCGAGGCTGGGCCGGGAGGAGGTCCAGGTGCAGGCGCGGGAGAAGATACCGTTTGGCTTCAAGGTCGCACTTTGGGACATCCTAAAGGCCGGCGATATCTACAAGTACGGCGAGGTTATCGGCCGTGCGAGCTGCGACATCAAAGAGGACGATTTGGTGCATGTGCACAACGTCGAGGGTATTCGCGGCAGGGGCGACCTTGAGGCCGGAGGTGACCGGCGATGA
- a CDS encoding Crp/Fnr family transcriptional regulator gives MNKNDISSSSLAAPWISSSTQEWEPVLTLANKKEYRKCDIIIDIGDEVNNLYYLKKGQIKMTALSKSGIEQTIWHIDAPNVFGEVPFFHRQPCKFLIVAATNCEVYSFNREFVINELANYPQFVSYILRILAQKVRILSSRIEDLIFANPSARIAKLLLLLAYQKGDIKGNSCSVELPLTHQDLANLTGLHRVTVTNSINKLFDNGILVKNKDKILINDLSALRLLTEQGDFLVY, from the coding sequence ATGAATAAAAATGATATCAGTTCAAGTTCTTTGGCTGCACCATGGATTAGTTCAAGCACCCAGGAATGGGAGCCGGTATTGACCCTTGCCAATAAGAAAGAATATCGAAAATGCGATATCATTATAGATATTGGGGATGAAGTTAATAACCTCTATTATCTAAAAAAAGGCCAGATCAAAATGACTGCCTTAAGCAAAAGCGGTATTGAACAAACAATATGGCATATTGATGCGCCCAATGTTTTCGGAGAGGTGCCTTTTTTTCATCGGCAGCCGTGCAAATTTCTAATCGTGGCGGCAACCAACTGTGAAGTCTACAGTTTCAACCGGGAGTTTGTCATTAATGAACTTGCCAACTACCCTCAGTTCGTAAGCTATATTTTAAGGATTCTGGCGCAAAAAGTCAGGATCCTTTCCTCGCGGATTGAAGACCTGATCTTTGCCAACCCAAGCGCGAGAATCGCCAAATTATTGCTTTTATTAGCTTATCAAAAAGGTGATATTAAGGGAAACAGCTGCAGTGTAGAACTACCATTAACTCACCAGGATCTTGCTAATTTAACGGGATTACACCGGGTTACAGTAACTAACTCAATCAACAAGCTGTTTGATAATGGGATATTAGTAAAAAACAAAGATAAGATCTTAATAAATGATTTAAGTGCTTTAAGGCTGTTAACAGAACAGGGGGACTTCCTCGTCTATTAA
- a CDS encoding aryl-sulfate sulfotransferase yields the protein MTYPSVYPTGATIYNPEKCWNGYTIYQARELGALLIDMNGGEVKLWRGLHGFPNKLLPGGFVLGHTGLRNNAYGMQDQIDLVQVDWEGNIVWKFNRYEFIQDPDEIPQWMARQHHDYQREGNPVGYYVPGMDPLVHSGKTLVLCHKNLKNPKISGRLLADDTIIEVTWDGDIVWEWICSEHFEEYGFSEEAKNIIYRDPNLRGSGAGVGDWMHINSMSTLGPNIWYDTGDHRFHPDNIIWSARETNIIAIIDKQSGKLVWKLGPDYNTSKLLTGLGWIIGQHHAHMIPRGLPGEGNILIFDNGGWAGYGAPNPCSRTGRMNARRDYSRVLEIDPVSLRIVWQYTPLEAGHIHPIDSNRFYSPFVSSMQRLPNGNTLITEGSGGRIIEVTAEHELVWEYISPYWGKHLRVNAIYRAYRVPYEWVPQLAPPSEVPISPIDVTIYRVPGAAPIGIREETVVAGVLPYQSNPDLCIAVGDKN from the coding sequence ATGACCTATCCGAGCGTTTATCCAACAGGTGCTACTATTTATAATCCGGAGAAATGCTGGAATGGTTATACCATATACCAGGCCAGGGAACTTGGCGCTCTATTGATCGACATGAACGGGGGAGAGGTTAAGTTATGGAGAGGTCTGCATGGTTTCCCCAACAAGCTTTTGCCCGGCGGTTTTGTGCTGGGACACACCGGTTTGAGAAACAATGCCTATGGCATGCAAGACCAAATCGATTTAGTGCAAGTTGATTGGGAAGGCAACATTGTTTGGAAATTTAACCGTTATGAATTTATCCAAGATCCGGATGAAATACCGCAATGGATGGCGAGGCAGCATCATGACTATCAACGAGAAGGCAATCCGGTAGGATACTATGTGCCTGGCATGGATCCCTTGGTCCATAGCGGCAAAACACTGGTTCTTTGCCACAAGAACTTGAAAAATCCCAAGATTTCAGGGCGGTTACTCGCAGATGATACTATAATTGAGGTAACCTGGGACGGAGATATAGTTTGGGAATGGATCTGCAGTGAACACTTTGAGGAATACGGTTTTAGTGAGGAAGCCAAAAACATTATCTATCGGGATCCCAATCTGCGAGGATCAGGGGCAGGTGTAGGCGATTGGATGCATATCAACTCGATGTCTACCTTGGGACCCAATATATGGTATGATACTGGTGATCATCGCTTCCATCCAGACAATATTATTTGGAGTGCCAGAGAAACCAATATTATTGCCATCATAGACAAGCAAAGCGGCAAATTAGTTTGGAAACTGGGGCCGGATTATAATACAAGCAAGTTGCTAACTGGGCTTGGATGGATTATCGGTCAACACCATGCGCACATGATCCCGCGCGGCTTGCCGGGAGAAGGGAATATCTTAATCTTTGATAACGGCGGCTGGGCCGGTTATGGTGCTCCCAACCCTTGTTCGCGAACGGGCAGAATGAACGCCCGCCGGGATTACTCCAGGGTGCTGGAGATTGATCCGGTCTCGTTAAGAATAGTTTGGCAGTATACGCCTTTAGAGGCCGGACATATTCACCCCATCGATTCCAATCGTTTCTATAGCCCATTTGTCAGCAGTATGCAAAGATTGCCCAATGGCAATACATTAATAACAGAAGGATCAGGTGGCCGGATTATTGAAGTTACTGCAGAACATGAGCTTGTTTGGGAATATATCAGCCCTTATTGGGGTAAGCATCTGCGGGTTAATGCGATTTATAGGGCCTACCGGGTGCCGTATGAGTGGGTTCCCCAATTGGCGCCCCCGTCAGAAGTTCCCATCAGTCCTATTGATGTGACGATTTATCGTGTCCCCGGTGCGGCGCCTATTGGTATCAGAGAAGAAACTGTTGTAGCAGGAGTTTTGCCTTATCAAAGCAATCCTGATCTGTGTATTGCTGTGGGTGATAAAAATTGA
- a CDS encoding response regulator — translation MRKVLIVEDELLELEFLKSIVSEELNPEDEIITCESGIQAVRLAKQHRPGVIVMDILIPEMDGLQAIQEIRKFLPRACIMILSAHSDFYYAQTAIRYCVQEYLLKPVKPAVFKQVFRELLATAATCQTHAGKETRETIEPKDSHSYFIEKSLKYINSNFKQKLPLQLVSSHVFLHPQYFSRVFKKEVGISYVDYVNKLKTEYACKLLETTDYPVYRISSECGFTDPSYFNRVFVQQTNMTPKEYRRKASAQVGDGS, via the coding sequence ATGAGGAAAGTTTTGATTGTGGAAGATGAATTGCTCGAATTGGAGTTTCTCAAATCAATTGTATCTGAAGAACTAAATCCGGAAGACGAAATAATTACTTGTGAAAGTGGAATCCAGGCTGTCAGGTTGGCAAAGCAGCATCGCCCGGGTGTCATCGTGATGGATATACTCATTCCTGAAATGGACGGCTTGCAGGCAATTCAGGAAATAAGGAAATTCCTGCCCCGGGCATGTATTATGATCCTGTCGGCCCATTCCGATTTTTATTATGCGCAAACAGCAATCCGCTATTGTGTCCAGGAGTATTTGCTGAAACCCGTCAAACCGGCCGTCTTTAAACAGGTATTCCGGGAGCTTTTAGCCACAGCAGCTACTTGCCAGACCCATGCCGGGAAAGAAACCAGGGAAACGATAGAGCCAAAAGACAGCCATAGTTATTTTATTGAAAAGTCTTTAAAATATATTAACAGTAACTTTAAACAAAAATTACCCCTCCAATTGGTCTCTTCCCATGTATTTTTGCATCCCCAATATTTCAGCCGCGTCTTTAAAAAAGAGGTCGGGATCTCCTATGTTGACTATGTAAATAAATTAAAGACAGAGTATGCCTGCAAATTATTAGAAACAACTGACTATCCCGTCTATCGCATTTCCAGTGAATGCGGCTTCACAGATCCATCCTATTTCAATCGTGTCTTTGTACAGCAAACAAATATGACCCCTAAAGAATATAGAAGGAAGGCAAGTGCGCAAGTTGGAGACGGTTCTTGA
- a CDS encoding histidine kinase, which translates to MSKNDIILKNLVDANLYSRYSGLLSLSNSSLQIIDTEGNILLEFNPSPDFCKLVCQEDETRICQDYASRLKPGMGGRFSCRYGMANIFLPIEIKDQIIGYVVGAQGYLPDSEYQRYLIDIAAIAKEKKLAPEFIAKSIAAIKTIEENKIAVHEQLCNYIAKNISHDFLESINNTDPVIARLSIEKEILEKKILDLEVKNMSLVINPHFLFNTLNSIARIAYFEKSHTTEELIYCLSDLLRYNLKQEDELHTIGAEMDNVEKYLYIHKIRYKNRLEYELDIADHIKPYRIPNMVIQPIVENALIHGIAPKRDGGKIKIHAGKNKNDINIFVMDNGNGFPEDVLQNLRQPENKLGIGFISTDRRLKRYFGEAYGLKIAKSDYSGSTVIVSIPTKPNARR; encoded by the coding sequence ATGAGCAAGAATGACATAATATTAAAAAATTTAGTGGATGCCAATCTGTATTCTCGCTATAGCGGACTATTGTCCCTATCCAATAGTTCATTGCAGATCATCGACACCGAGGGCAATATTCTGCTGGAGTTCAACCCGTCTCCGGATTTTTGCAAACTTGTTTGCCAGGAAGACGAAACACGGATCTGCCAAGACTATGCCTCCAGGTTAAAACCAGGTATGGGAGGCCGGTTTTCCTGCCGGTACGGAATGGCAAACATCTTTTTGCCGATCGAGATCAAGGACCAGATTATTGGTTATGTCGTTGGAGCGCAGGGATATTTGCCGGACAGCGAATACCAAAGGTATCTGATTGACATCGCGGCGATAGCAAAAGAAAAAAAATTGGCACCAGAATTTATCGCTAAATCAATTGCTGCGATTAAAACTATCGAAGAAAATAAAATTGCGGTTCATGAGCAACTTTGCAACTATATCGCCAAGAATATTTCCCATGACTTTTTGGAAAGCATCAATAACACTGATCCAGTAATAGCAAGATTGTCTATCGAAAAAGAAATATTGGAAAAAAAGATTCTTGATCTGGAAGTAAAAAATATGTCCCTGGTGATTAACCCGCATTTCTTGTTTAATACCCTAAACTCCATTGCCCGGATCGCATATTTTGAAAAATCCCATACGACAGAGGAACTCATCTACTGTCTTTCCGATTTACTGCGCTATAATTTAAAGCAAGAGGACGAGCTGCACACCATCGGAGCCGAGATGGACAATGTGGAGAAATACCTATATATCCATAAGATAAGATATAAAAATCGTTTAGAGTATGAGCTCGACATCGCTGATCATATTAAACCTTATCGAATACCAAATATGGTTATTCAACCTATCGTTGAGAATGCCTTGATCCATGGTATAGCCCCGAAAAGGGACGGGGGCAAGATAAAAATTCATGCGGGAAAAAATAAAAATGATATTAACATTTTTGTTATGGATAATGGCAATGGTTTTCCTGAAGATGTATTGCAAAATTTGCGTCAGCCGGAGAACAAGCTGGGAATAGGTTTTATCAGTACTGATAGAAGGTTAAAACGATATTTCGGAGAGGCTTACGGGCTAAAAATCGCAAAATCAGACTATAGTGGAAGTACCGTCATCGTATCGATACCTACCAAACCCAATGCGAGGCGATAA
- the eutM gene encoding ethanolamine utilization microcompartment protein EutM — protein MSKSEALGLIETKGLVGAIEAADAMVKAANVQLIGRELVGGGLVTVMVRGDVGAVKAATDAGAAAAQRVGELISVHVIPRPHGDVELILPARKE, from the coding sequence ATGAGTAAGTCTGAAGCCCTGGGATTAATCGAGACCAAAGGTTTGGTCGGAGCTATTGAAGCGGCAGATGCCATGGTAAAGGCTGCCAATGTGCAGCTGATTGGCCGTGAACTGGTCGGCGGTGGATTGGTGACGGTAATGGTAAGAGGAGATGTAGGGGCAGTAAAAGCGGCTACCGATGCCGGCGCTGCTGCTGCGCAAAGAGTTGGCGAACTAATCTCCGTTCATGTCATCCCTCGCCCCCACGGGGACGTAGAATTGATACTCCCCGCCAGGAAAGAATAG
- a CDS encoding phosphate propanoyltransferase, producing MGKYDALAALLLEVIKEGGYLSKRANSIPVGISNRHIHLSQPDLDTLFGAGYQLTKLKDLSQPMQFAAKETVTIAGPKGAIENVRILGPVRNQSQVEILHADCYKLGIAAPVRLSGDLEGTPGITLIGPKGSVFLPRGLVVAMRHIHMNLEDAERFGVIDGEQVTIQIDGVRGGTYSSVAIRVSRDSNLEFHIDTEEANAMHLASTSTITIKK from the coding sequence GTGGGCAAGTATGACGCATTGGCAGCACTGCTGTTGGAGGTTATTAAAGAGGGGGGGTATTTATCAAAGAGAGCCAATTCAATTCCAGTGGGTATCTCAAACCGGCACATTCATCTTTCTCAACCAGACCTGGATACCCTGTTTGGAGCTGGCTACCAACTGACAAAACTAAAAGACCTTAGTCAACCCATGCAATTTGCTGCGAAAGAAACCGTGACGATAGCGGGGCCAAAAGGAGCGATTGAAAATGTCCGCATTCTTGGGCCAGTTAGAAACCAATCTCAAGTAGAGATCCTGCATGCAGATTGTTACAAGCTAGGGATAGCTGCGCCGGTAAGGCTGTCTGGAGATCTGGAAGGGACACCGGGGATCACCCTCATCGGCCCTAAAGGAAGCGTCTTTCTTCCCAGAGGTTTAGTAGTGGCCATGCGCCACATTCATATGAACCTTGAGGACGCAGAAAGATTTGGAGTTATTGACGGAGAGCAGGTAACAATCCAGATCGATGGAGTCCGGGGCGGTACCTACTCCAGTGTTGCTATCAGAGTGAGCCGTGACTCGAACCTTGAGTTTCATATTGATACGGAAGAAGCGAATGCAATGCATCTCGCCTCAACCTCAACAATAACCATCAAAAAATAA